A section of the Terriglobia bacterium genome encodes:
- a CDS encoding FG-GAP-like repeat-containing protein — MSLETNSYFLKRNLSRSRTASYLVAVAWALLILSTLGSRLLGAASQCSPQGFRVSTVDANASPRGVAVVDFNRDGLDDVAVVDSINGNVTILLGRRDKSFVAPRNYPVTSVPYSVATAVLTADFNGDGKLDLVVTTSYHSISVLMGNGDGTFQNEKEYDVVQSVSAVALGDFNRDGKMDLALAGDDATGVVILLGNGDGSFKPPVIYPIQEGGNSIAVGDFNGDGRLDVVTLKSGWLWILQGNGDGTFQPARRMVIEASPSYVRVLDVNRDGKDDLAVWGYFGGVGILLGNGDGTFQAPLKNYVGDVGNSVIFGDFNGDGKTDLAVGFQGGIAIFLGTGNGTFNSAGTYAGGILPGPGVSGDFDGDGKTDLLTSGGGLYAFASVLFGHGDGTFDSWKTLGAKSITTSVAVGDFDRDGKPDMAAAHQYGDIGVMKGNGDGTFQVATNPFLSHQDISTLLVGDFNRDGLLDLVASNNFGFAIHLGKGDGTFLPPILYRVGLSNGRDFVANDFNGDGLSDIAIGDFSLNAIAIFLGNGDGTFQTARYTPNVSDRPLLLVTEDFNGDGRPDIAVETSGDISLLFGNGDGTFQSPVTLARGSFASVVAADLNNDGKIDLVASFTGPFYSLGIWLGRGDGTFSAMNEYDFPKSVGWLVIADYDRDGKPDVVFVNDWKSEISFLHGNGDGTLAPRVIVSPGEIYVYAVTADVTADGAPDFLFEESGLGATRIAVLTNSCPPPSNCPAIMLASAPPQDGEAGKAYTYTLTATGGVPFYHFNVREGALPPGLTLSPSGVVSGTPTRDGVYTFTIATTDSNGCIGNMTLRIKVGSVQTTTVELPLQPGGAATTLSEGSNPTVQAGYATVTVNSGNAPQGLAVFSLTQNGVVVSEAAVPAVPLTTHARIFIDYRAPGVSPVSQGNASGISVNTGLALVNPGTSTANLTLQLRDSKGTALAQGQGALAAGAHQARFIDQLGDIAPDFKLSPDFGTAAQFCSLEITSTQPLALTALRLTTNQRGESLITTTPIVDLTRPSAPGPLFYPQMVDGNGYTTSLFLLNSSSAIATGVVKIFNDRGEPQAIHRVDDPSGAAPVYSYRIVPGGVFALQSDGSPSVANTGSIQIIPDPGSPTPSGAGIFGFTAGGILVSETGVPLASPTTHARIYIDRSRGHNTGLALAAPDGTPLRITLNALGINGFTMLGSGSEDLVGYGHAARFANEFIPLLPDNITGILDIAAPSPFLALTLRLLVNGKGDTLLTTFPVAGVNDSVLPPLYFPQIVNGGGYQTEVILLSTSGGASTTVSFHKDDGSPMSIGKSVHSQEKPQK, encoded by the coding sequence ATGTCTCTCGAGACGAATTCATACTTTTTGAAACGAAACTTATCACGTTCGCGAACTGCGTCCTATCTGGTAGCGGTCGCTTGGGCACTTCTCATTTTATCCACATTGGGTTCCCGGCTCCTCGGTGCTGCCAGTCAGTGTTCCCCACAAGGCTTTCGAGTATCGACGGTCGATGCGAATGCGAGCCCGAGAGGTGTTGCAGTCGTTGATTTCAACCGGGATGGCCTGGACGACGTGGCAGTTGTCGATAGTATCAATGGCAACGTGACGATCCTTCTGGGCCGGCGGGACAAAAGTTTTGTGGCCCCGCGAAACTATCCGGTCACCAGTGTGCCTTATTCTGTGGCCACGGCCGTGCTTACGGCTGACTTCAACGGCGACGGAAAATTGGATCTGGTTGTTACCACTTCCTACCACAGTATTTCTGTGCTGATGGGGAATGGCGATGGCACTTTTCAGAACGAGAAGGAATATGACGTCGTGCAGTCCGTAAGCGCGGTTGCCCTTGGCGATTTCAACCGTGATGGCAAAATGGATCTAGCCCTGGCTGGTGATGATGCCACGGGCGTTGTTATTCTACTGGGGAATGGGGATGGCAGCTTTAAGCCTCCTGTGATCTACCCAATCCAGGAAGGAGGCAACAGCATCGCCGTAGGAGACTTCAATGGTGATGGAAGACTCGATGTGGTCACTCTGAAGTCCGGCTGGCTGTGGATCCTCCAAGGGAATGGTGATGGTACTTTTCAACCTGCACGAAGGATGGTGATCGAAGCATCGCCCAGCTATGTTCGAGTACTGGACGTAAACCGGGATGGGAAAGACGATCTGGCCGTGTGGGGATACTTTGGCGGTGTCGGCATTTTGCTTGGCAACGGGGATGGGACTTTTCAGGCTCCTCTCAAAAATTATGTGGGAGACGTAGGGAATTCGGTCATCTTCGGAGATTTCAACGGGGACGGCAAAACGGATCTGGCTGTGGGATTTCAAGGCGGCATCGCTATCTTCCTCGGTACAGGAAACGGAACGTTTAATTCGGCAGGAACTTACGCTGGGGGGATCCTCCCTGGTCCCGGCGTTAGTGGCGATTTTGACGGGGATGGTAAGACCGATCTTCTCACGTCGGGCGGTGGGTTGTACGCCTTCGCTTCAGTTTTATTCGGCCATGGGGACGGGACTTTCGACTCCTGGAAAACCCTCGGCGCAAAATCGATCACCACCTCGGTTGCTGTCGGAGACTTTGACCGTGATGGAAAGCCTGACATGGCCGCCGCCCATCAGTATGGAGACATTGGCGTCATGAAAGGCAACGGGGACGGGACATTCCAAGTGGCGACTAATCCGTTCCTTTCACACCAAGATATAAGCACCCTATTGGTGGGAGACTTTAACAGGGATGGACTCCTCGATCTGGTAGCGTCCAACAATTTTGGCTTTGCCATTCACCTGGGAAAGGGCGATGGCACTTTCCTCCCTCCGATCCTGTATAGAGTAGGGCTTTCAAACGGCCGAGACTTTGTTGCCAACGACTTCAATGGAGACGGCCTCTCAGATATTGCCATCGGGGATTTCAGTCTAAATGCGATTGCGATATTCCTGGGTAACGGGGACGGGACTTTTCAGACGGCACGATACACCCCTAATGTCTCAGACCGTCCGCTGCTATTGGTCACCGAGGATTTCAACGGAGACGGAAGACCCGATATCGCCGTCGAAACCTCGGGGGATATATCACTCCTGTTCGGAAATGGCGATGGGACATTCCAATCGCCGGTAACCCTTGCAAGAGGTAGTTTTGCTTCCGTCGTTGCCGCGGATTTGAATAATGATGGAAAGATTGATTTGGTGGCGAGCTTTACCGGACCGTTTTATTCGTTGGGCATTTGGCTGGGCCGTGGAGATGGAACCTTCTCCGCGATGAATGAATACGACTTCCCTAAGTCGGTTGGATGGCTCGTTATTGCGGACTATGATCGCGACGGCAAGCCCGACGTTGTCTTTGTCAATGACTGGAAAAGCGAAATTAGTTTTTTACACGGAAATGGAGACGGGACTCTCGCACCCCGCGTAATTGTCAGCCCAGGTGAGATTTACGTCTATGCCGTGACCGCGGACGTAACTGCGGACGGCGCGCCGGACTTCCTTTTTGAGGAGAGTGGACTGGGGGCCACTCGCATTGCCGTTCTCACCAATTCGTGCCCTCCTCCCTCCAACTGCCCGGCCATCATGTTGGCTTCAGCTCCACCTCAAGACGGAGAAGCCGGGAAGGCATACACATACACCCTCACGGCGACCGGCGGAGTCCCTTTCTATCACTTCAACGTCCGTGAGGGAGCGCTCCCTCCAGGTCTCACCCTCTCCCCTTCCGGCGTAGTTTCGGGGACCCCTACCCGGGATGGAGTCTATACTTTCACAATAGCCACGACGGATAGCAACGGATGCATCGGCAACATGACTCTCCGAATAAAAGTCGGTAGTGTTCAGACGACGACAGTCGAGTTGCCTTTGCAGCCGGGAGGAGCTGCGACCACTTTGAGTGAGGGGAGCAACCCCACGGTCCAGGCTGGATATGCGACCGTTACCGTCAATTCAGGAAATGCGCCTCAAGGCCTGGCAGTCTTCAGTCTCACTCAGAACGGCGTGGTTGTCAGTGAAGCTGCCGTTCCGGCTGTTCCGCTCACTACTCATGCACGCATATTTATCGACTATCGCGCGCCAGGCGTATCTCCAGTAAGTCAGGGGAATGCCTCCGGAATCAGTGTGAACACCGGGTTGGCATTGGTCAATCCGGGAACCTCAACGGCGAATCTCACGCTCCAACTCCGCGATTCCAAGGGGACTGCTCTCGCCCAGGGTCAAGGAGCACTTGCGGCGGGTGCACATCAGGCGCGGTTCATCGACCAGTTGGGAGATATTGCGCCCGATTTCAAGCTCTCGCCTGACTTTGGTACAGCAGCCCAATTCTGCTCGCTGGAGATAACCAGCACTCAACCGCTCGCCTTGACTGCCCTTCGCTTGACCACGAACCAGCGAGGTGAATCGCTCATCACGACGACGCCAATCGTGGATCTGACTCGGCCCTCCGCGCCGGGGCCACTCTTCTATCCTCAAATGGTTGACGGCAACGGGTACACCACTTCACTTTTCCTGCTGAATTCTTCAAGTGCAATCGCGACCGGGGTTGTAAAGATCTTCAACGACCGCGGGGAACCACAAGCCATTCATAGAGTCGATGATCCCTCAGGTGCAGCTCCAGTGTACTCTTACCGCATAGTGCCGGGCGGAGTCTTTGCTCTTCAGAGCGACGGATCTCCTTCCGTGGCCAATACCGGCTCCATCCAGATCATTCCCGACCCGGGAAGCCCGACCCCCTCGGGCGCTGGGATTTTCGGTTTTACTGCTGGAGGAATCCTGGTCTCAGAAACTGGCGTCCCTCTGGCTTCACCCACAACCCATGCACGCATTTACATCGACCGAAGCAGAGGTCACAACACGGGATTGGCTTTGGCCGCACCGGACGGCACTCCCTTGAGAATCACGCTCAATGCTCTCGGTATCAATGGGTTTACTATGCTGGGGAGCGGATCAGAGGATCTGGTGGGCTACGGCCATGCTGCTCGATTTGCCAATGAGTTTATTCCGTTGCTCCCCGACAACATCACTGGCATTTTGGATATTGCCGCACCTTCTCCATTCCTGGCATTGACTCTTCGTCTGCTTGTTAACGGCAAGGGTGACACTTTGCTTACAACATTCCCCGTTGCTGGCGTCAATGACTCTGTTCTGCCACCCCTGTATTTTCCTCAAATCGTTAACGGAGGGGGCTACCAGACTGAAGTCATCCTTCTCAGCACATCGGGAGGGGCTAGTACAACGGTCAGTTTCCATAAAGATGACGGATCCCCAATGTCCATAGGAAAATCCGTCCATAGCCAGGAAAAACCGCAGAAATAA